The genome window ACGGAACAGATCTCGAACTCGCGATGCACCCACGCCCACAAACATTTCTACAAACTCAGATCCAGAAATGGAGAAAAAGGGTACACCAGCCTCACCCGCGATCGCCTTGGCTAGCATCGTCTTGCCTGTACCGGGGGGGCCAACCAAGAGCACTCCCTTAGGAATACGTGCGCCAACAGCCGTGAAGCGCTCTGGCTTCTTCAAAAATGTGACAACCTCTTGCAGCTCCTCTTTAGCTTCCTCGACACCAGCGACATCATCAAACATGACACCAGTCTTCGCTTCCATTTGAAAGCGTGCTCGAGATTTGCCAAAGTTCATAGCTTGCCCAGGCCCACCAGGCACATTGCTGGAGCGTCGGAACAAGAAAAATAAGCCCACAATCAGAAGCACTGGAAAAACGAGATTGCCGACTAAATTCCAGATGGCTGCATCGTTGCGGGGCGGGTGAGAGTCAAAATTAATGTGCTGAGCCTTCAACCTAGAAATCACCTCTGGGGTAGTTCCAGGCAAGTCAACCCGCAACCGCTGTAATCGATTATCTAGATCAGGATCTATCGCTTCTACGATCGCTGTACGACCACCGTCGTAAAAGTCTACACTGCGCACCCGATGAGCATCAAGATATTCCAAGAAGCGCCCATAGGTCATGCGAGTTGCCGCAGCGTTGCGACTAGTGTCGCCAGCATTGGATGAGAACGCTCCCT of Cyanobacteriota bacterium contains these proteins:
- a CDS encoding ATP-dependent metallopeptidase FtsH/Yme1/Tma family protein encodes the protein MKLSWKTVLLWTLPILVVGFFLWQGAFSSNAGDTSRNAAATRMTYGRFLEYLDAHRVRSVDFYDGGRTAIVEAIDPDLDNRLQRLRVDLPGTTPEVISRLKAQHINFDSHPPRNDAAIWNLVGNLVFPVLLIVGLFFLFRRSSNVPGGPGQAMNFGKSRARFQMEAKTGVMFDDVAGVEEAKEELQEVVTFLKKPERFTAVGARIPKGVLLVGPPGTGKTMLAKAIAGEAGVPFFSISGSEFVEMFVGVGASRVRDLFRKAKENAPCIIFIDEIDAVGRQRGAGIGGGNDEREQTLNQLLTEMDGFEGNTGIIIIAATNRPD